A stretch of Anaerotignum faecicola DNA encodes these proteins:
- a CDS encoding peptidoglycan-binding protein has translation QYFQGPNKLMYLSSGVEGDESVYITSEDGFYKLCGYSIYYERNQMMQDYMVLRKDVRRIESGSDEKVIQEFRKRMDEHKDEVTDRHQTLGLLRGMCMAMSIVILAGGIVMFNNYERMQEMESVIAS, from the coding sequence CAGTATTTTCAGGGACCTAATAAGCTGATGTATTTAAGCAGCGGAGTGGAAGGAGACGAATCAGTTTACATAACGTCGGAAGACGGATTCTACAAGCTCTGCGGCTACAGCATTTATTATGAAAGAAATCAGATGATGCAGGATTATATGGTTCTCCGGAAGGATGTGAGGAGAATTGAGTCCGGATCGGATGAGAAGGTTATTCAGGAATTCAGAAAGCGGATGGATGAGCACAAGGACGAGGTGACGGACAGGCACCAGACTCTTGGGCTTTTACGTGGTATGTGCATGGCCATGTCTATCGTGATCCTGGCAGGCGGAATCGTAATGTTTAATAATTATGAGCGGATGCAGGAGATGGAGAGCGTTATCGCATCCG